From Blastocatellia bacterium, a single genomic window includes:
- the asd gene encoding aspartate-semialdehyde dehydrogenase, with amino-acid sequence MSAEKIPVGILGATGVVGQRLIALLEHHPWFEVTEVAASDRSIGARYEDVVHWLLPSPIPERVRRLVVKECTPPLACRLVFSALPADVAARVEPEFARAGYIVCSNASAHRLEPDVPLLIPEVNPEHTQALVYQRRRRGWERGFIVTNPNCSTTHLTLVLKPLMDRFGLRQVMVTTLQALSGAGYPGVTSLDIVDNVIPFIKDEEEKLETETRKLLGRWGDEAFEFAPLRISAQCNRVPTLDGHLECVSLAFERTPTREEIIEALASFTSVPQHLNLPTAPARPIVVREEVDRPQPRLDRDVERGMASVVGRIRPCPILEYKMVILGHNTIRGAAGAAVLNAELLVAQGWLS; translated from the coding sequence ATGAGCGCGGAAAAGATTCCCGTCGGCATCCTCGGGGCGACCGGCGTCGTCGGACAACGCTTGATCGCGCTTCTGGAGCATCACCCTTGGTTTGAAGTGACGGAGGTGGCGGCATCGGATCGTTCGATCGGAGCGCGATATGAGGATGTCGTGCACTGGCTCTTGCCGTCGCCGATTCCCGAGCGGGTGCGACGGCTCGTCGTGAAGGAATGCACGCCTCCGCTCGCGTGTCGGCTCGTCTTCTCGGCGTTGCCCGCCGATGTCGCGGCGCGCGTGGAGCCGGAATTCGCGCGAGCCGGATACATCGTTTGCAGCAATGCGAGTGCTCATCGGCTCGAACCAGATGTCCCGCTTCTCATCCCCGAAGTCAATCCCGAACACACGCAAGCGCTGGTCTATCAGCGCCGACGGCGCGGGTGGGAGCGCGGTTTCATCGTGACCAACCCCAATTGTTCGACGACTCATCTGACGCTCGTCCTCAAACCCCTCATGGACCGCTTCGGCCTGCGGCAGGTCATGGTCACGACGTTGCAAGCGCTCTCGGGCGCTGGGTATCCGGGCGTCACATCGCTCGACATCGTGGACAACGTCATCCCGTTCATCAAGGACGAGGAGGAGAAGCTGGAGACGGAGACGCGAAAGCTGCTCGGCCGATGGGGTGATGAGGCGTTCGAGTTCGCTCCCCTTCGCATCAGCGCGCAGTGCAATCGCGTGCCGACGCTCGATGGGCATCTGGAATGCGTCTCGCTCGCTTTCGAGCGTACGCCGACGCGGGAGGAGATCATCGAAGCCCTCGCTTCCTTCACATCCGTCCCACAACACCTCAACCTCCCGACGGCTCCGGCCCGTCCGATCGTCGTGCGCGAAGAAGTGGATCGGCCGCAGCCACGTCTCGATCGCGACGTCGAACGCGGTATGGCCTCGGTCGTCGGGCGCATTCGTCCCTGCCCGATCCTCGAATACAAGATGGTCATCCTCGGACACAACACGATCCGTGGAGCTGCTGGAGCTGCTGTGCTCAACGCGGAATTGCTCGTCGCTCAGGGATGGCTCTCATGA
- a CDS encoding aspartate kinase produces the protein MIVMKFGGTSVEGAENLRRVAEIVAAHRKRRPIVVVSAMAGITDLLLAAAYSAAARRDHEMPKKLRAFHDRHAQAISAAITEAKTRARLLALTDRFTEELTRILTGMSFLGEATPRALDAVVSFGERLLVEILAGVLSERGVRAKALNAQRFIITDDRFGAATPLKDLTYRKCRRAILPLVKRGVIPVITGFLSSTREGIPTTLGRGGSDYSAALIGAAVGAREIWIYTDVDGIMTADPKIVPEGRSLTELSYREVAELAYFGAKVVHPKTVFPAIERGIPLLIKNTFNPAFPGTRVVPRTIPSNPIVKAITSIGPLTLVTVEGAGMLGVPEITARVFDTLAREGINVLLISQASSQQSICFVVQQKDAERVRRALEEEFARERRQGDINQIEKQNGVAIVAAVGEGMRGTPGVAGRLFSALGREGINIIAIAQGSSERNISFVVSERDRASAVRAIHREFIQ, from the coding sequence ATGATCGTGATGAAGTTCGGCGGGACCTCCGTCGAAGGAGCGGAGAATTTGCGACGGGTCGCGGAGATCGTCGCCGCGCATCGGAAGCGGCGCCCTATTGTCGTCGTCTCGGCGATGGCGGGGATCACGGATTTGCTGCTGGCGGCGGCATACAGCGCTGCCGCGCGACGCGATCACGAGATGCCGAAGAAGTTGCGCGCGTTTCATGATCGGCACGCGCAGGCGATCTCGGCGGCGATCACCGAGGCGAAAACGCGCGCGCGATTGCTCGCGCTGACGGACCGGTTCACTGAAGAACTCACGCGCATCCTCACGGGCATGAGCTTTCTCGGAGAGGCGACGCCGCGCGCACTGGATGCCGTCGTCTCCTTCGGCGAGCGGTTGCTCGTGGAGATCCTCGCTGGCGTCTTGAGCGAGCGCGGCGTGAGGGCCAAGGCGCTCAATGCCCAGCGCTTCATCATCACCGATGATCGGTTCGGTGCGGCGACTCCGCTCAAAGACCTCACCTATCGGAAGTGCCGGCGCGCGATCCTCCCCCTTGTGAAGCGCGGGGTCATCCCTGTCATCACCGGATTTTTGAGCAGCACGCGGGAGGGGATCCCGACGACGCTCGGCCGGGGGGGATCGGACTATTCCGCAGCGCTCATCGGCGCGGCCGTCGGCGCACGAGAGATTTGGATCTACACCGACGTGGACGGAATCATGACGGCCGATCCTAAGATCGTTCCCGAAGGACGATCATTGACCGAACTGTCCTATCGCGAGGTGGCGGAGCTGGCCTATTTCGGCGCCAAGGTCGTGCATCCCAAGACGGTCTTCCCGGCCATCGAACGCGGCATCCCCCTCCTCATCAAGAACACGTTCAATCCCGCGTTTCCGGGAACGCGCGTCGTGCCGCGCACGATCCCGAGCAATCCCATCGTCAAAGCCATCACCTCGATCGGTCCGCTCACTCTGGTGACGGTCGAGGGAGCGGGCATGCTCGGCGTGCCCGAGATCACGGCGCGCGTCTTCGACACGCTCGCGCGCGAAGGCATCAACGTTCTGCTCATCAGCCAAGCGTCGTCGCAACAGAGCATCTGCTTCGTCGTTCAGCAGAAGGATGCCGAGCGCGTGCGGCGCGCCTTAGAAGAGGAGTTCGCTCGCGAACGCCGGCAGGGCGACATCAACCAGATCGAGAAGCAGAACGGCGTCGCCATCGTGGCCGCGGTCGGCGAAGGGATGCGGGGCACGCCCGGTGTGGCCGGGCGCTTGTTCTCCGCCCTCGGGCGCGAAGGCATCAACATCATCGCCATTGCGCAAGGGTCATCCGAACGCAATATCTCCTTCGTCGTCAGCGAGCGCGATCGTGCATCGGCCGTTCGCGCCATCCACAGGGAGTTCATCCAATGA
- the mltG gene encoding endolytic transglycosylase MltG — MMIAFRHTLRALTERIRRIFRRRPQRALFPVMGHQHVPRVRRRRDPSRRWRRRALGLALALTLGAFGASLLTLVIPREHVAASRVITIAPGTDARRIVRMLQEHGLLAHPLPVLAYLTLTGHGARLKAGDYRFPSPISPLEVIRRLVRGEVVTEKITIPEGLNRFEIAELVRRLPIPDAERALEFTEDVSLIRDLDPQADSLEGYLFPDTYAYAPSTSARDLIARMVRRFREVFTEEDRARARQLGFTVREIVTLASLIEEEAKLPEERPIISSVFHNRLRRGMRLECDPTVLYAALLQGEDDGTIHRSDLARRSPYNTYLYPGLPPGPIASPGRESLRAALYPAQTDYLYFVVDGTRQDGAHRFARTFAEHQANVVLYRRAQARSARLSP, encoded by the coding sequence ATGATGATCGCGTTTCGCCACACGCTGCGTGCTCTCACTGAGAGGATACGCCGAATCTTTCGACGCCGACCACAGCGCGCGCTGTTTCCCGTGATGGGCCACCAACACGTGCCTCGCGTTCGGCGACGGCGCGATCCCTCTCGCCGATGGCGACGCCGCGCGCTCGGGCTCGCCCTCGCGCTCACGCTCGGGGCGTTCGGCGCCTCCCTCCTCACGCTCGTGATCCCTCGAGAGCACGTCGCGGCCTCGCGTGTGATCACCATCGCGCCCGGAACTGACGCCCGTCGTATCGTGCGAATGCTTCAGGAACACGGTCTGCTCGCTCACCCCCTTCCCGTTCTCGCGTATTTGACGCTCACCGGTCATGGGGCGCGCTTGAAAGCTGGCGATTATCGCTTCCCCTCCCCGATCTCGCCGCTCGAAGTGATCCGCCGACTCGTGCGGGGCGAAGTCGTCACGGAGAAGATCACCATCCCCGAAGGGCTCAATCGCTTCGAGATCGCCGAACTCGTGCGCCGGCTCCCGATTCCCGATGCCGAGCGCGCTCTAGAATTCACCGAGGACGTGAGCCTCATTCGCGATCTCGATCCTCAGGCCGATTCGCTCGAGGGCTATCTCTTCCCCGACACCTATGCCTACGCACCCTCTACCTCGGCGCGCGATCTGATCGCGCGCATGGTTCGCCGATTCCGCGAGGTCTTCACCGAAGAAGATCGAGCGCGCGCCCGGCAACTGGGCTTCACTGTTCGAGAGATCGTCACCTTAGCTTCCCTCATTGAGGAAGAGGCGAAGCTTCCCGAAGAACGCCCCATCATCTCCTCCGTCTTTCACAACCGGTTGCGGCGCGGGATGCGACTCGAATGCGATCCGACGGTTCTCTATGCCGCACTCCTCCAAGGCGAAGATGACGGGACGATCCATCGTTCGGATCTGGCGCGACGCTCGCCCTACAACACGTATCTCTATCCGGGCCTGCCGCCCGGCCCTATCGCCTCGCCCGGACGTGAATCACTTCGAGCCGCTCTCTATCCGGCGCAGACCGATTATCTCTACTTCGTCGTAGACGGCACGCGTCAGGATGGCGCGCACCGATTCGCCCGCACCTTTGCCGAACACCAGGCTAACGTCGTCCTCTATCGCCGAGCGCAAGCTCGCTCCGCCCGTCTTTCCCCTTGA
- the ruvX gene encoding Holliday junction resolvase RuvX yields MRILAVDPGTRRIGLALCDELGISVRPLVTLVARGVERDARAIAEVARAHQVQGIVVGWPLNMDGTVGPAARRAEKLARRLRALAGVPISLWDERLTSIEAEALLRERGERPTPERVDQVAACVILQDFLAALRAHPDRPWDWP; encoded by the coding sequence ATGCGTATCTTGGCCGTTGATCCGGGGACACGACGCATTGGGCTGGCGCTGTGCGATGAGCTGGGGATCAGCGTGCGCCCCCTTGTGACGTTGGTCGCGCGCGGCGTGGAGCGCGATGCGCGCGCCATTGCCGAAGTCGCCCGTGCGCATCAGGTGCAAGGGATTGTCGTCGGATGGCCACTCAATATGGACGGCACGGTTGGTCCCGCTGCTCGACGGGCTGAGAAGCTGGCGCGTCGTCTGCGCGCGCTCGCGGGTGTGCCCATCTCCTTATGGGATGAACGCCTCACCTCGATCGAAGCGGAGGCGCTGTTGCGCGAGCGAGGCGAGCGTCCTACGCCCGAACGAGTGGATCAAGTGGCCGCGTGCGTGATCCTGCAGGATTTCCTCGCGGCCTTGCGCGCGCATCCCGATCGTCCGTGGGATTGGCCGTGA
- a CDS encoding hemolysin family protein → MDDSSVIAGFFRLGLIVFLVLANGFFVASEFALVAVRRSWVETQAAKGDRRARVLLPLLDHLDDYIAATQLGITIASLALGWLGEPILARMIAALLERLTMGLPADVLGRVGAPSAWLGPVAVHSIAIALAFAIITFLHVVAGELAPKTLALERAPQVALRIARPMAVFYRLFFPFVRLLNRSGLGLVRLLRIPPSRGHGGMYAEEIQHLINLSREQGLLEAEEHQLISNVFNFTTTTAREAMRPRADMVAIEASLSFEEILRVFEKTGYSRLPVYRGELDNIIGILHGKDLLRYLRQPERFRLEAVLHRPLFVPDTAPLDEVLRQMRQRKSHLALVVDEYGAIEGLITLEDVLEELVGEIADEHDLEEERIRIRPDGTILVEGSVTVREVNRRLHLSVPESDEYTTLAGFVMTRLGKLPLPGDRVVHNGVAFIVEKVEGRRLTQLRLESVASDAARGNASSDRS, encoded by the coding sequence ATGGATGACTCAAGTGTCATAGCGGGATTCTTTCGCCTCGGACTCATTGTCTTTTTGGTTCTAGCCAATGGGTTTTTCGTCGCGTCGGAATTCGCCCTGGTGGCCGTGCGACGTTCGTGGGTGGAGACGCAAGCGGCCAAGGGCGATCGGCGGGCGCGCGTGTTGTTGCCCCTGCTGGATCATCTGGACGATTATATCGCGGCCACGCAATTGGGCATCACGATCGCAAGCTTGGCGCTCGGGTGGTTGGGCGAGCCCATTTTAGCGCGCATGATCGCCGCGTTGCTGGAGCGCCTGACGATGGGATTGCCCGCGGATGTCTTGGGGCGCGTGGGAGCGCCTTCGGCGTGGCTCGGCCCGGTAGCCGTACATTCGATAGCGATCGCGCTGGCCTTCGCCATCATCACGTTCTTACACGTCGTCGCGGGAGAGTTGGCGCCGAAGACCTTGGCCTTGGAACGCGCCCCGCAAGTCGCGCTGCGCATCGCTCGACCAATGGCGGTGTTCTATCGTCTTTTCTTCCCCTTCGTGCGGTTGCTCAACCGTTCGGGATTGGGGCTCGTTCGACTGCTTCGTATTCCCCCTTCGCGCGGGCATGGGGGGATGTACGCCGAGGAGATCCAGCATCTGATCAATCTCAGTCGCGAGCAGGGATTGCTGGAGGCCGAGGAGCATCAACTCATCAGCAACGTCTTCAACTTCACGACGACGACGGCGCGCGAGGCGATGCGGCCGCGTGCGGATATGGTGGCCATTGAGGCCTCTCTGTCGTTCGAGGAGATCCTGCGCGTCTTTGAGAAGACGGGGTATTCGCGCCTGCCGGTTTATCGCGGAGAGTTGGATAACATCATCGGGATCTTGCATGGGAAAGATCTCTTGCGTTACCTTCGCCAGCCCGAACGCTTTCGCTTGGAGGCGGTGTTGCATCGGCCGCTCTTTGTGCCGGACACCGCCCCTCTGGATGAGGTCTTGCGCCAGATGCGGCAGCGGAAGAGCCATCTCGCTCTCGTCGTGGACGAATATGGAGCGATCGAGGGCCTCATCACCCTGGAGGACGTGCTTGAGGAATTGGTCGGAGAGATCGCCGATGAACATGATCTGGAGGAGGAGCGGATTCGCATCAGGCCAGATGGGACCATCCTTGTGGAGGGAAGCGTCACGGTGCGGGAAGTGAATCGGCGGTTGCATCTGAGCGTCCCCGAGTCGGACGAGTACACGACGCTCGCCGGATTTGTGATGACGCGACTGGGGAAACTGCCCTTGCCGGGAGATCGGGTGGTACACAATGGCGTGGCGTTCATCGTGGAGAAGGTCGAGGGACGGCGGCTCACGCAGCTTCGCTTGGAGTCGGTCGCCTCGGACGCCGCGCGGGGGAACGCGTCCTCCGATCGGTCTTGA
- a CDS encoding PD-(D/E)XK nuclease family protein — MAEITNEFAWSVSRHRAFHDCLRMYYLAHYAFWGGWEWGASELARKCYRFTKMKNLDMWAGEVVHAVIEWTLRRLWERKPVTEQDLRARAISRLREGWKESKGRQWEQDPKRRLNLFEHYYGIEVPPERTEEIKGRVLRCLENFWASEVFAFIRSVDRGAWKAIERIGTFHLNGVKVWVKIDFALAHQEKLYVYDWKSGQEDAEDLQQLTCYALYAMERWAIPHDRIRIVPVYLQDGTFREHTLRPEEVIEAKEEILQSIARMRARLVDPERNLARPEDFPMTTETWRCQRCFFQEICYGGRYTGT, encoded by the coding sequence ATGGCGGAGATCACGAATGAATTCGCCTGGTCCGTATCTCGGCATCGGGCCTTTCATGACTGCCTCCGCATGTACTATCTCGCGCACTATGCCTTCTGGGGAGGATGGGAGTGGGGAGCGAGCGAGTTGGCGAGGAAATGCTACCGATTCACGAAGATGAAGAACCTCGACATGTGGGCCGGTGAGGTCGTGCATGCGGTGATCGAATGGACGCTGCGACGGTTATGGGAGCGAAAGCCGGTGACGGAGCAGGACCTGCGCGCACGCGCCATATCGCGCTTGCGCGAGGGATGGAAGGAATCGAAGGGCCGGCAGTGGGAACAGGATCCGAAACGGCGTCTGAATCTCTTCGAGCATTATTATGGGATCGAAGTGCCGCCGGAGCGAACCGAGGAGATCAAGGGGCGCGTGCTCCGCTGTCTGGAGAACTTTTGGGCTTCGGAGGTCTTCGCGTTCATTCGTTCGGTAGATCGCGGGGCGTGGAAGGCGATCGAGAGGATCGGGACGTTTCATCTGAACGGCGTGAAAGTGTGGGTCAAGATCGACTTCGCCTTGGCGCATCAGGAGAAGCTCTACGTCTACGACTGGAAATCGGGGCAAGAGGATGCGGAGGATCTTCAGCAGCTCACGTGCTATGCGCTCTACGCCATGGAGCGGTGGGCGATCCCGCACGATCGAATTCGGATCGTCCCGGTCTATCTGCAGGATGGGACCTTCCGGGAGCACACCTTGCGGCCGGAGGAGGTCATCGAAGCGAAGGAAGAGATTCTGCAGAGTATCGCGCGCATGCGGGCGCGGCTTGTGGACCCGGAGCGGAATCTGGCTCGCCCGGAGGATTTTCCGATGACGACCGAGACGTGGCGATGTCAGCGATGCTTTTTCCAAGAGATCTGCTACGGAGGGAGGTACACCGGGACGTGA
- the speY gene encoding deoxyhypusine synthase, which produces MKKTHYLRGRAIDPRPITATTTIVELVEEHFLAYNAGRLHEACRLFVEKMLEENVTVGMSLTGALTPAGLGMSAIVPLIEHGFVDWIVSTGANLYHDTHFAIGLTMHRGTPHANDVELRRHGIVRIYDIFFDYDVLLSTDRFYYEIISQPEFQREMGTAEFHYRVGRYVYERERILGRGTKSILSAAYQYGVPIYTPAPGDSSIGMNVAAKALLGNHLKFDVARDVNETAAIVLGAKRDYPDGKSAVLILGGGSPKNFLLQTEPQLQEVLGIQERGHDYFLQITDARPDTGGLSGATPSEAVSWGKVDPDRLPDAVTVYLDTTVALPILTAYALAKHPPRRPKRLYDRREELLARLRREYERARERGDF; this is translated from the coding sequence ATGAAGAAGACGCACTACTTGCGCGGACGCGCGATTGATCCTCGGCCGATCACGGCGACGACGACGATCGTGGAGTTGGTGGAGGAACATTTCCTCGCGTACAACGCCGGACGATTGCATGAGGCTTGTCGGCTCTTCGTTGAGAAGATGTTGGAGGAGAATGTGACCGTCGGCATGAGCCTGACGGGCGCGCTCACACCAGCCGGGCTCGGCATGTCCGCGATCGTCCCGCTCATCGAGCACGGATTCGTGGATTGGATCGTCTCTACGGGCGCCAATCTCTATCATGACACTCACTTCGCCATCGGCCTCACGATGCATCGCGGGACGCCTCACGCCAATGACGTCGAGTTACGGCGGCATGGGATCGTGCGCATCTACGACATCTTCTTCGACTACGACGTCCTGCTCTCGACCGATCGGTTCTACTACGAGATCATCTCGCAGCCGGAGTTTCAGCGGGAGATGGGGACGGCCGAGTTCCATTATCGCGTCGGCCGATATGTGTATGAGCGCGAGCGGATTCTGGGACGTGGGACGAAATCCATCCTCTCGGCGGCGTATCAGTACGGCGTGCCCATTTACACGCCGGCGCCCGGGGACAGCTCGATCGGCATGAATGTGGCGGCGAAGGCGCTTTTGGGGAACCACTTGAAATTCGACGTCGCGCGCGACGTGAACGAGACGGCGGCCATCGTGCTCGGGGCTAAGCGCGATTATCCGGATGGCAAGAGCGCCGTCCTCATCCTCGGTGGCGGATCGCCGAAGAATTTCCTGCTGCAAACGGAGCCGCAGCTTCAGGAGGTGTTGGGGATTCAGGAGCGAGGGCACGACTATTTCTTGCAGATCACCGACGCGCGACCCGATACAGGAGGGCTTTCCGGAGCCACGCCCTCGGAGGCGGTGAGTTGGGGCAAGGTGGATCCTGACCGATTGCCCGATGCCGTCACCGTCTATTTGGATACGACGGTCGCCCTCCCGATCCTCACGGCTTATGCGCTGGCGAAGCATCCGCCGCGGCGGCCTAAGCGCCTCTACGATCGTCGCGAGGAATTGCTCGCGCGGCTGCGGCGAGAGTACGAGAGGGCGCGAGAACGGGGAGATTTCTGA
- a CDS encoding threonine synthase: MNVTALVCSKCRRSYLPGRVYQLCECGKPLLVQYDLERAARTLTRSALAHRAPTLWRYREVLPVDDETAIVSLGEGFTPLLACPRLAARVGVRALFIKDESANPTGTFKARGMAVAVSMARQLGLKRLAVPSAGNAAGALAAYAARAGLDAYVFMPRDAPVANRREAEAYGACVVLVDGLITDCARRLAEEKAKHGYFDVSTLKEPYRVEGKKTMAYELVEQMEGEVPDVLLYPTGGGTGLIGMWKAFQEMEALGWIGAKRPRFFAVQASGCAPIVRAFLEGKSEAEEVHDAHTIASGLRVPRALGDFLILDILRRSGGGAIAVEDGEIREAMHELARVEGLFACPEGAACLPALKKLLAQGAIRPDERIVLFNTGSGLKYLDLWEAPTSS, encoded by the coding sequence ATGAACGTGACGGCTCTTGTGTGTTCGAAATGCCGGCGCTCGTATCTGCCGGGGCGCGTCTATCAACTTTGCGAGTGTGGCAAACCGCTACTAGTGCAATACGATCTGGAGCGAGCGGCGCGCACGCTCACGCGTTCGGCATTGGCGCATCGCGCGCCGACGCTCTGGCGATATCGCGAAGTTCTCCCCGTAGACGATGAAACGGCGATCGTCTCCCTCGGCGAAGGATTCACGCCACTTCTGGCATGCCCGCGCTTGGCCGCTCGGGTGGGCGTTCGCGCGCTCTTCATCAAAGATGAATCGGCGAATCCGACGGGTACGTTCAAAGCGCGCGGTATGGCTGTGGCCGTCTCCATGGCGCGACAGCTCGGCCTGAAGCGCCTCGCCGTCCCTAGCGCTGGGAATGCGGCCGGTGCACTCGCCGCTTATGCGGCCCGCGCAGGTTTGGACGCTTATGTCTTCATGCCCCGCGACGCGCCCGTGGCGAATCGTCGAGAGGCCGAAGCCTATGGTGCGTGCGTCGTCCTCGTAGATGGCCTCATTACGGATTGCGCGCGACGCCTCGCCGAAGAGAAGGCCAAGCACGGATACTTCGACGTCTCGACGCTCAAGGAACCTTATCGCGTCGAAGGGAAGAAGACGATGGCTTACGAGCTGGTGGAGCAGATGGAGGGAGAGGTGCCGGATGTCCTCCTCTATCCGACTGGCGGGGGAACGGGCCTGATCGGGATGTGGAAGGCCTTCCAGGAGATGGAGGCGCTCGGATGGATCGGCGCCAAGCGACCGCGCTTTTTCGCTGTCCAGGCGAGCGGCTGCGCGCCCATCGTGCGCGCGTTCCTCGAGGGGAAGAGCGAAGCTGAAGAAGTCCATGACGCGCACACGATCGCTTCCGGACTGCGCGTCCCTCGCGCGCTCGGCGATTTCCTCATCCTCGACATCCTCCGCCGCAGCGGGGGTGGCGCCATCGCGGTCGAAGATGGAGAGATTCGAGAGGCGATGCATGAATTGGCTCGCGTGGAAGGCCTCTTCGCCTGTCCGGAAGGAGCGGCATGCCTCCCGGCTTTGAAGAAATTGCTCGCACAGGGCGCGATCCGCCCGGACGAACGCATTGTGCTCTTCAATACGGGTTCCGGCCTGAAGTATCTCGACCTGTGGGAGGCGCCGACTTCCTCGTGA
- a CDS encoding Cof-type HAD-IIB family hydrolase produces the protein MAIDIDGTLLTSAHVISPVTRATIRAVLDRGVRVVLVTGRSFPQARPFAEELGVTTPLILHNGALVKEVTGRVFDARLLDRETAREVILRARAHDMDLIVFDDPVGEGRAVVEPIAPENERMRRYLSRWRRPAEVVPDLWRYADHAVLALTTVDRWEKASRFADAIEREFGGRVRVWRTEYPRRDVALVDVVSPECSKAAALDRLARHWGIVPSEIMVLGDNRNDLEMLAYAGLAVVMGNAEEELKQLGYYVTGTNDEDGVAQALRRFILGEETT, from the coding sequence GTGGCCATTGACATAGATGGGACGCTGCTCACTTCCGCGCACGTGATCTCGCCCGTGACGCGAGCGACGATTCGCGCCGTTCTCGATCGGGGCGTACGCGTGGTGCTGGTCACAGGACGGAGTTTCCCTCAAGCGCGTCCGTTCGCCGAGGAACTGGGCGTGACGACACCGCTCATCCTGCACAACGGAGCGCTTGTGAAGGAGGTGACGGGGCGAGTCTTCGATGCGCGCCTCTTGGATCGGGAGACGGCGCGCGAGGTCATCCTTCGGGCTCGCGCTCATGATATGGACCTCATCGTCTTCGACGATCCTGTAGGAGAGGGACGCGCCGTCGTCGAACCGATCGCGCCGGAGAACGAGCGAATGCGACGATATCTGAGCCGATGGCGGCGGCCAGCCGAAGTGGTGCCGGATCTGTGGCGATATGCCGATCACGCCGTGCTCGCGCTGACGACCGTGGACCGATGGGAGAAAGCCTCTCGGTTCGCCGACGCGATCGAGCGCGAATTCGGCGGGCGCGTGCGCGTCTGGCGGACTGAGTATCCACGGCGCGACGTGGCACTGGTGGATGTCGTCTCGCCCGAATGTTCAAAAGCAGCGGCGCTCGATCGCCTCGCGCGCCATTGGGGGATCGTCCCCTCGGAGATCATGGTCCTCGGAGATAATCGAAACGATCTGGAGATGCTCGCCTACGCCGGGCTCGCCGTCGTGATGGGAAATGCCGAGGAAGAATTGAAGCAGCTCGGCTACTATGTGACGGGGACGAATGATGAGGATGGTGTGGCGCAGGCCCTCCGGCGATTCATTCTCGGCGAAGAGACCACGTGA
- the holA gene encoding DNA polymerase III subunit delta, with protein MKRLTPETFRKAIERGEIEPLYLFTGWLPEGMRRTGEEELYAPEAYLLREAVQMLIARALDPTSRAFNLSQFSALETPMAKILATARELPAFSSRRVVIVRDLEKKWRAREDAEEARDLPAEQTALIEYLKHPAPTTTLVFVLEHVDRRLTIVTALLKACTIVEFRRLSEREALEWVKGYVRRQQAVIEEAAAAALVGLVGSDLTLLAAELDKLLTFVSERRMITRSDVELLVVRHREHSNFELTDWILARRPAAAWRILRRQLAAGEEPVKLLGAIASLYRRMLLAKELMARGAPSAEVARAAGLPPSAAGKFNEQVRRIPREEILAGLRHIARTDEALKTSVGPPEVQLELLLYRLCVPSEEEEPV; from the coding sequence ATGAAGCGGCTCACTCCTGAAACCTTCCGAAAGGCCATCGAGCGCGGCGAGATCGAACCGCTCTATCTCTTCACCGGATGGCTCCCGGAAGGGATGCGTCGAACGGGCGAGGAGGAACTGTATGCGCCCGAGGCCTACCTTCTCCGCGAGGCCGTGCAGATGCTCATCGCTCGCGCGCTCGATCCGACATCGCGCGCGTTCAACCTCTCGCAGTTCTCCGCTCTGGAGACGCCGATGGCGAAGATCCTCGCGACGGCGCGCGAACTGCCCGCATTCTCATCCCGCCGCGTGGTGATCGTGCGCGATCTCGAGAAGAAATGGCGCGCGCGCGAGGACGCTGAGGAAGCGCGCGATCTCCCGGCTGAACAAACCGCGCTCATCGAGTATCTCAAACATCCCGCTCCCACGACGACGCTCGTCTTCGTCCTGGAACACGTGGATCGCCGACTGACGATCGTCACGGCCCTGTTGAAAGCCTGCACGATCGTCGAATTCCGACGGCTCTCTGAGCGCGAAGCCCTCGAATGGGTGAAGGGATACGTGCGTCGGCAGCAAGCCGTCATCGAGGAAGCCGCCGCGGCTGCGCTCGTCGGACTCGTCGGCTCGGACCTGACGCTGTTGGCTGCTGAGTTGGACAAACTCCTCACGTTCGTCAGCGAGCGTCGGATGATCACCCGTTCGGACGTCGAGTTGCTCGTCGTCCGGCATCGCGAACATTCGAATTTCGAGTTGACGGATTGGATCCTCGCGCGCCGACCGGCAGCGGCCTGGCGCATCCTCCGTCGCCAACTCGCCGCGGGAGAGGAACCGGTGAAATTGCTGGGGGCGATCGCCAGCCTCTACCGACGCATGCTGCTCGCTAAGGAGCTGATGGCGCGTGGAGCGCCGAGCGCAGAGGTCGCGCGCGCTGCGGGATTACCCCCTTCGGCCGCCGGAAAATTCAACGAACAGGTGCGGCGCATTCCCCGAGAGGAGATCCTCGCAGGCCTTCGACACATCGCGCGCACGGACGAAGCCTTGAAGACCTCCGTCGGCCCTCCGGAGGTGCAATTGGAATTGCTCCTCTATCGGCTGTGCGTCCCTTCTGAGGAGGAAGAGCCCGTTTGA